A single window of Candidatus Flexicrinis affinis DNA harbors:
- a CDS encoding aminoglycoside phosphotransferase family protein, giving the protein MESKTKNKKTREQIARMVERAFDGLTLDAAPESVTELKGGWFNAAYDVRLSDGRSVILKIAPPVGADVLTYEKNIMTTEVETMRLVAQNPAIPVPHIYSFDTARDTCDSDYFFMEKVAGDNLEHVYSALAESVRVEVDHQIGVIVRAINGFTGATFGYDGNPDLRGTTWREAFIKIVNSVLGDGQRKSADLGFPVEAIRSTVLRHAASLDEVVVPQLVHWDAWNLNLFVRDGRVTGIVDFERALWGDPLMEAQFRALAFGGMTETLKAYGKTTFTRDEDVRCHLYTLHLALVMKVECYYRNYDTDEVNTLGSQLMAPALQWLQDH; this is encoded by the coding sequence ATGGAAAGCAAGACGAAGAACAAGAAGACTCGCGAACAGATCGCCCGGATGGTCGAGCGGGCTTTCGACGGCCTTACGCTCGACGCGGCGCCCGAGTCGGTGACCGAACTCAAAGGGGGGTGGTTCAACGCCGCGTATGACGTCAGGCTTTCCGACGGCAGGAGCGTCATCCTCAAGATCGCGCCGCCGGTCGGCGCCGATGTCCTGACCTACGAGAAGAACATCATGACGACCGAGGTCGAAACGATGCGATTGGTGGCCCAGAACCCGGCCATCCCCGTGCCGCACATCTATTCGTTTGACACCGCGCGTGACACATGCGACTCGGACTACTTCTTCATGGAGAAAGTCGCCGGGGACAATCTGGAACACGTCTACAGCGCGCTTGCCGAATCCGTTCGAGTGGAGGTCGACCATCAGATCGGCGTGATCGTCCGCGCGATCAACGGCTTCACTGGGGCCACCTTCGGATACGACGGCAACCCTGATCTGCGCGGCACGACATGGCGCGAGGCGTTCATCAAAATCGTCAATTCGGTGCTGGGCGATGGTCAGCGGAAATCCGCCGATTTGGGATTTCCCGTCGAAGCGATCCGTTCGACCGTTCTCAGACACGCTGCATCACTCGATGAGGTCGTCGTGCCGCAGTTGGTTCACTGGGACGCTTGGAACCTGAACCTCTTCGTCAGGGACGGCCGAGTGACCGGCATCGTCGATTTCGAGCGCGCGCTCTGGGGCGACCCGCTGATGGAAGCGCAGTTCCGTGCGCTGGCGTTCGGCGGCATGACCGAAACCCTGAAGGCATACGGAAAGACGACATTCACCCGCGACGAAGACGTGCGCTGTCACCTGTACACACTGCATCTCGCACTCGTGATGAAAGTCGAGTGCTACTATCGCAACTACGATACCGACGAGGTCAACACCCTTGGATCGCAGTTGATGGCCCCTGCGCTGCAGTGGCTTCAGGACCATTGA
- a CDS encoding YifB family Mg chelatase-like AAA ATPase yields the protein MLSVVKACALEGLDGHIVEVETDFNPRGSIPMFTIVGLPDAGVRESRERVRAAIKNSGLQFPPKVFVVNLSPADLPKQGPVYDLAIAVGVLVSTDQMPAGPTRDAMFIGELSLDGSVRHVKGVLPMAYTAVQNGITTIYCAPEDAPQAALVEGLTVYAVPSLAVLVEHMYGMHLLEATPPTPFSDDDSVPDGIVDFADIKGQEQVKRALEIAAAGSHNLLMTGSPGVGKTLLARAVPGILPALDIEEALDVSRIYSVVDLLSADQPLIRQRPFRAPHHTISQAGLIGGGNPPKPGEITLSHRGVLFLDELPELPQPTLEVLRQPVEDRVVTISRARNSITLPANFILIGARNPCPCGYFGDTLRPCTCSPNMVQRYQSKLSGPLMDRIDIHITVPRVEHEKMMGSDRAEPSSRIRERVSRARQRQSQRFADHPKLQTNSDMTVSEIAEFCPLTKEAQALLDLSVKRMQLSARAYHRVLKLSRTIADLADCDTIEMAHVAEAVQYRPKALTG from the coding sequence ATGCTGTCTGTGGTAAAGGCGTGTGCGCTGGAAGGTCTTGACGGGCATATCGTCGAGGTCGAGACCGACTTCAACCCGCGCGGCAGTATTCCAATGTTCACGATTGTCGGCTTGCCCGACGCCGGCGTGCGCGAGAGTCGCGAACGGGTTCGCGCCGCGATCAAGAACAGCGGTCTGCAATTCCCTCCCAAAGTATTCGTCGTCAACCTCTCACCGGCCGACCTGCCGAAGCAGGGCCCGGTGTACGATCTCGCCATCGCGGTCGGGGTGCTGGTCTCCACCGATCAGATGCCTGCCGGACCCACGCGCGATGCGATGTTCATTGGCGAACTCTCTCTCGACGGCAGCGTGCGGCACGTCAAAGGCGTGCTGCCGATGGCATACACCGCCGTGCAGAACGGCATCACGACGATCTATTGCGCACCGGAAGACGCCCCGCAGGCCGCATTGGTCGAGGGTCTGACGGTCTATGCCGTGCCGTCATTGGCGGTGCTGGTCGAGCACATGTACGGCATGCACTTGCTTGAGGCGACACCCCCGACACCATTCAGCGATGACGACAGCGTACCGGACGGCATCGTGGATTTCGCCGACATCAAGGGGCAGGAACAGGTCAAGCGCGCGCTAGAAATCGCGGCTGCTGGCAGCCACAACTTACTGATGACCGGCTCGCCCGGTGTCGGAAAAACACTGCTGGCACGCGCCGTACCGGGAATCCTGCCGGCGCTCGACATCGAAGAAGCGCTGGACGTCTCGCGTATCTATTCGGTGGTCGATCTGCTCTCGGCCGATCAGCCCTTGATCCGGCAGCGCCCGTTTCGCGCGCCGCACCACACCATCAGCCAGGCGGGGCTGATCGGTGGCGGTAATCCGCCTAAGCCCGGTGAAATCACGCTGAGCCACCGGGGCGTGCTGTTCCTTGACGAGCTGCCGGAGCTGCCGCAGCCTACGCTGGAAGTCCTGCGTCAGCCGGTCGAGGACCGGGTCGTGACGATCAGCCGGGCACGCAACAGCATCACACTGCCCGCCAACTTCATCTTGATCGGCGCGCGCAACCCATGCCCGTGCGGGTATTTCGGCGATACGCTCCGGCCCTGCACGTGCTCGCCCAACATGGTGCAGCGCTATCAATCGAAGCTGTCCGGCCCGCTTATGGATCGCATCGACATTCACATCACTGTGCCACGGGTCGAGCACGAGAAGATGATGGGCAGCGACCGGGCCGAGCCGTCCAGCCGGATTCGAGAGCGCGTATCCCGCGCCCGTCAGCGTCAATCGCAGCGGTTCGCGGATCATCCCAAGCTGCAAACCAACAGCGACATGACGGTGAGCGAGATCGCCGAGTTCTGCCCGCTGACCAAAGAAGCTCAAGCCTTGCTCGACCTGTCGGTCAAGCGCATGCAATTGAGTGCCCGCGCCTATCACCGCGTGCTGAAGCTGTCGCGGACGATCGCCGACCTCGCCGACTGCGATACGATCGAGATGGCGCACGTCGCCGAAGCCGTGCAGTACCGTCCAAAGGCGCTGACGGGCTAA